A genomic segment from Lignipirellula cremea encodes:
- a CDS encoding DUF1553 domain-containing protein, protein MHLSRSLACLVFGSLLSCCGPWSAGAEATPALPYDQIILSDNPVAYWRFDGEKPLQNLAKGAAGLATESVGAARLAKAGPQAGEYPLFTADNRGVELGGTRGYLKTTDPGEQSDLDFSLGDAITLEAWVNPRGLRDDQQVYIVGKGRTGNPGQVAANQNYALRLRAVDGQMRVSFLFRGEGTARDGGDEFHRWNSQEGFVADGRWRHVAVSYRFGDPGSIRGYINGQPTAGDWDIGGPTKAAPTVDNDDLWIGSSMGGKIDSTFSGFLDEVAIYRQALSPERMAARYQSNLKEPAVPDFSEAPRHAVLVEIVEDIPDAMQWNVVTPPPVEQFSQQAFALTDTPRKYNSHGVIIDRSNPFLVRSRTRKHFAGGEYDLLLRSRQAARLFIDGKLVAETKFLKPNGSGHEKVPELADPHAATYPLPPGHQETAVRVKLEPGEHHFRWECFVGGKNMRTEIGEPVVAFSHPGETPQVLTADAGDAEPFPLTTAAWEAFELGVRSQMLALNQRRRQEVSAEYSDYWSQRHDLARKELANWPDPQPPALADGMPANNAIDQFLAVPLKEAGVAPTALLEDDAFLRRVTLDTVGRIPTPAERTAFLKDPADTRRQLVIERLLENPEWADHWTSYWQDVLAENPGILKPSLNNTGPFRWWIYESMLDNKPLDRFVTDLVMMEGSRYGGGTAGFGMATENDVPMAAKAHTLATAFLGVEMKCARCHDAPFHPFSQEDLFSIAAMLDRKPITLPKSSTVPPPPAGGREPAIESSLAPGAKIMPVWVFTSLSASDLPAGLTRNPEDARSVLAASITSPQNERFAQVTVNRLWARYFGRGLVATPDDWHDTDASHPELLKFLARELVLSGYDMKHVSRLILQSHAYQRATADKGTDPALFAGPQRRRLSAEQLLDSLFVAADKQLYAEPLTLDPEGRRSVSTFLNLGTPHRAWEFTSMSNERDRPALALPMAQSLIDLMLAFGWRDSRPNPLTVREEPATVLQPLSIANGVAANRTVRLSDDHALTEVCLTDISLDALVDRLFVQILSRPPTASERELFMAELADGFENRRRLSEPKQPSNIIRYRNPVSWSNHLNFRATEIKQELERLTNEGDPPTRRLDPVWRVKVEDALWALINSPEFVFIP, encoded by the coding sequence AGTAGAACTGGGCGGGACGCGCGGCTATTTGAAAACGACCGATCCGGGCGAACAGAGCGATCTCGACTTTTCCCTCGGCGACGCCATTACCCTGGAAGCCTGGGTCAACCCACGCGGATTACGCGACGACCAGCAGGTCTACATTGTTGGCAAGGGACGCACAGGCAATCCCGGCCAGGTAGCCGCCAATCAGAACTATGCGTTACGGCTGCGCGCCGTCGACGGCCAGATGCGGGTGAGTTTTCTGTTTCGCGGGGAAGGAACCGCCCGCGACGGCGGCGATGAGTTCCATCGCTGGAATTCGCAGGAAGGCTTTGTCGCGGATGGTCGCTGGCGCCATGTGGCGGTGAGCTACCGCTTTGGCGATCCCGGCAGTATTCGCGGCTATATCAATGGTCAGCCCACCGCAGGCGACTGGGATATTGGCGGTCCGACCAAAGCGGCTCCGACGGTCGATAACGATGACTTGTGGATCGGCTCTTCCATGGGCGGCAAGATCGACAGCACCTTTTCCGGTTTTCTCGACGAAGTCGCCATCTATCGCCAGGCCCTTTCGCCGGAACGTATGGCCGCCCGTTACCAGTCCAATCTCAAAGAACCGGCCGTCCCCGATTTTTCAGAGGCGCCTCGCCATGCTGTGCTGGTCGAAATTGTCGAAGATATTCCCGACGCCATGCAGTGGAACGTCGTTACGCCGCCGCCGGTCGAGCAGTTCTCCCAGCAGGCGTTCGCTTTGACCGATACGCCGCGGAAGTACAATTCGCATGGCGTGATTATCGACCGCAGCAATCCCTTCCTGGTGCGCAGCCGCACCCGCAAGCATTTCGCCGGCGGGGAGTATGATCTATTGCTCCGTTCCCGCCAGGCGGCCCGCCTTTTCATCGACGGCAAACTGGTCGCGGAAACAAAATTCCTGAAGCCTAACGGCAGCGGCCATGAAAAAGTACCGGAACTGGCCGACCCCCATGCCGCGACCTATCCGCTGCCGCCTGGCCACCAGGAAACGGCGGTGCGGGTCAAGCTGGAGCCAGGCGAGCACCACTTCCGCTGGGAGTGTTTCGTCGGCGGAAAGAACATGCGTACCGAAATTGGCGAGCCGGTCGTCGCCTTTTCTCACCCCGGAGAAACGCCCCAAGTGCTGACAGCCGACGCCGGCGATGCGGAACCGTTCCCGCTGACAACGGCCGCGTGGGAAGCGTTTGAGCTGGGCGTGCGATCACAGATGTTGGCGTTGAACCAGCGCCGCCGGCAAGAGGTCTCCGCCGAGTACTCCGACTACTGGAGCCAGCGACATGATCTGGCTCGCAAAGAGCTGGCTAACTGGCCCGATCCGCAACCTCCGGCGCTTGCCGACGGCATGCCGGCGAACAACGCCATCGACCAGTTCCTGGCGGTTCCCTTGAAGGAAGCCGGGGTCGCTCCGACTGCACTGCTGGAAGACGATGCGTTCCTGCGACGCGTCACGCTGGATACGGTCGGCCGCATCCCCACGCCGGCCGAACGGACCGCATTTCTTAAGGACCCGGCCGACACGCGACGCCAACTGGTGATTGAGCGACTGCTGGAAAACCCCGAGTGGGCCGATCACTGGACCAGCTACTGGCAGGACGTGCTGGCGGAGAATCCCGGCATCCTTAAACCGAGTTTGAACAACACGGGGCCGTTCCGCTGGTGGATTTATGAGTCGATGCTCGACAACAAACCGCTCGATCGTTTTGTCACCGACCTGGTGATGATGGAAGGCAGTCGTTACGGCGGCGGCACCGCCGGCTTCGGCATGGCGACCGAAAACGACGTGCCGATGGCGGCCAAGGCCCACACGCTGGCGACCGCCTTCCTGGGCGTCGAAATGAAGTGCGCCCGCTGCCACGACGCGCCGTTCCATCCCTTCTCGCAGGAAGACCTGTTCAGCATCGCAGCGATGCTGGACCGGAAACCGATCACCCTGCCCAAATCCAGCACCGTACCGCCGCCGCCGGCAGGCGGACGGGAGCCCGCGATTGAGTCGTCGCTGGCGCCCGGCGCCAAAATCATGCCGGTCTGGGTGTTTACCTCGCTCTCTGCCAGCGATTTGCCGGCAGGGCTGACGCGCAACCCGGAAGACGCCCGCTCCGTGCTGGCCGCGTCGATCACTTCGCCGCAAAACGAACGTTTCGCCCAGGTAACCGTCAACCGCCTTTGGGCTCGCTACTTTGGCCGCGGACTGGTGGCTACGCCCGACGACTGGCACGATACGGACGCCTCGCACCCGGAGCTGCTGAAATTCCTCGCGCGGGAGCTGGTGCTGTCCGGCTACGACATGAAGCATGTCTCCCGGCTGATCCTGCAGTCGCATGCCTATCAGCGGGCGACCGCCGATAAAGGGACCGATCCGGCGCTGTTCGCAGGTCCGCAGCGGCGACGTCTGTCGGCCGAGCAGTTGCTGGACTCGCTGTTTGTCGCCGCCGACAAGCAGCTGTATGCGGAACCGCTGACACTGGATCCGGAAGGTCGCCGCAGCGTGTCGACCTTTTTGAACCTGGGCACGCCGCATCGGGCCTGGGAGTTCACCTCGATGTCGAACGAGCGCGATCGGCCCGCCCTGGCGTTGCCGATGGCCCAAAGCCTCATCGACCTGATGCTGGCGTTTGGCTGGCGCGACTCGCGGCCGAACCCGCTGACCGTGCGGGAAGAACCGGCGACCGTGCTGCAGCCGCTTTCCATCGCCAACGGCGTCGCCGCCAATCGAACTGTCCGCTTGTCCGACGATCACGCTTTGACGGAAGTCTGCTTGACCGATATCTCACTCGACGCGCTCGTCGATCGGCTGTTCGTGCAGATCCTTTCCCGCCCGCCGACAGCCAGCGAACGGGAGCTGTTCATGGCCGAACTGGCTGACGGTTTCGAGAATCGCCGCCGTTTGTCCGAGCCGAAGCAGCCATCGAACATCATCCGCTATCGAAATCCGGTTTCCTGGTCCAACCATTTGAACTTCAGGGCGACCGAGATCAAACAGGAGCTGGAGCGTTTGACGAACGAAGGCGATCCGCCGACGCGCCGTCTGGACCCTGTCTGGCGCGTCAAAGTCGAAGACGCCCTGTGGGCCCTGATTAACTCGCCGGAGTTTGTCTTTATTCCGTGA
- a CDS encoding DUF1501 domain-containing protein, producing the protein MTKLPPFDRRQFLAASSLAGGATLLGANGLPALSAADHPQPEALADSCIFIWLGGGACHLDTWDPKRKSTGKTDPGSYYDAIDTAIPGVQVCAPLKRMANLMDRTAVLRTINHDVINEHAAATNRVHTGRPPTGTTIYPSIGSIVSHQLGPRGDGVPAYVVMGYPSASRGPGFLGARHSYVYLTDTELGPAGLQPRPEVTAARMARRQRMLSTLREDFLARNSGPGPVDDYIAASQEGDRLAGPKFMSVFDLKSEPESLREEFGGEFGQRCLLARRLVESGVRFVEVSFNLNFINGTGWDTHNAGQLNQHLLIDQLDQALASLILDLEKRNRLDKTLIVVATEFGRPPEFDGGGGRGHQPQAFSVLLAGGGLKTGQAVGTTDELAKKIVDRPISVPDLHATIHRTLGINHTTELYDGDRPVPITDRGEPVAELFS; encoded by the coding sequence ATGACGAAACTCCCGCCTTTTGACCGCCGCCAGTTTCTTGCCGCCTCCTCGCTTGCGGGCGGGGCGACCCTGCTGGGAGCGAACGGCTTGCCTGCTTTATCGGCCGCCGATCATCCCCAGCCGGAAGCGCTGGCCGATAGCTGCATTTTCATCTGGCTGGGGGGCGGGGCGTGCCATCTGGATACGTGGGATCCCAAGCGGAAAAGCACCGGCAAAACCGATCCGGGTTCCTACTACGACGCGATCGATACGGCCATCCCGGGCGTACAGGTTTGCGCCCCGTTAAAACGGATGGCGAACCTGATGGATCGAACGGCCGTGCTCCGCACGATTAACCACGACGTGATCAACGAACATGCGGCGGCGACCAACCGCGTGCATACGGGACGTCCGCCGACTGGAACGACCATTTATCCTTCGATCGGCTCGATCGTCTCCCATCAGCTCGGCCCCCGCGGCGACGGCGTGCCGGCGTATGTGGTGATGGGTTATCCCAGCGCGAGTCGCGGTCCCGGTTTCCTGGGCGCCCGGCACAGCTATGTGTACCTGACGGATACGGAACTCGGCCCTGCCGGTCTGCAGCCGCGGCCCGAAGTAACGGCCGCCCGTATGGCTCGCCGGCAACGGATGCTGAGCACCCTCCGGGAAGATTTCCTGGCGCGAAATTCAGGCCCCGGACCGGTCGACGATTACATTGCGGCCAGCCAGGAAGGCGATCGCCTGGCGGGACCCAAGTTCATGAGCGTGTTTGATCTGAAGAGCGAGCCCGAATCGCTGCGCGAGGAATTCGGCGGCGAGTTTGGCCAGCGTTGCCTGCTGGCCCGGCGGCTGGTGGAATCAGGCGTGCGGTTTGTCGAGGTTTCGTTCAATCTCAACTTCATCAACGGCACCGGCTGGGACACCCATAACGCTGGGCAGTTGAACCAGCACCTGCTGATCGACCAGCTGGACCAGGCGCTGGCCAGCCTGATCCTGGATCTGGAAAAACGGAACCGGCTGGACAAAACGCTGATCGTGGTCGCGACCGAGTTTGGTCGTCCGCCGGAGTTCGACGGCGGCGGCGGACGCGGACATCAGCCGCAGGCCTTTAGCGTCCTGCTGGCGGGCGGCGGTCTAAAAACCGGCCAGGCGGTCGGCACGACCGACGAACTGGCGAAAAAGATCGTCGATCGGCCGATCTCAGTCCCCGACCTGCACGCCACCATCCACCGCACGCTCGGCATCAACCACACGACCGAGCTGTACGACGGCGATCGTCCCGTGCCGATCACCGATCGCGGCGAGCCCGTCGCCGAACTGTTCAGCTAG
- a CDS encoding glycosyltransferase produces MIVDTFCSSPIGGAGNAANNLHQGLLSAGVTSRFWHAQRAKLTNLDHTYQPLEGPDSHETSWTEKAGLVARSVGLRVQRWQAKYQRPAGFDLFTDPYAKTPTPWKPEIVGEIVHLHWISRVIDYPSFFASLPDDLPIVWTLHDMNPLTGGCHYSAGCDQYRSGCGNCPQLHWRGQKDLSQRWFAEKQLALQGKNLHIVAPSQWLTDLAREAPMFAEAKSFQRIPNGFNLQTFRPHAKASARKILGLPKDKVIIGFGAEHLGEHRKGFAELLQALCCLSTEAPVECLVFGAGRIPPDEQLPPIHSLGYVNGANRLALVYSACDLFVLPSLEDNAPQTALEAMACGTPVVAFDAGGVPDYVIPEETGMLAGHGDATELAACMSILIDNRELRQQLGAGARKLIEQDFEQSVMTERYLELYRNISSPAELRRSA; encoded by the coding sequence ATGATTGTCGATACATTCTGTTCATCGCCCATCGGCGGTGCGGGAAACGCCGCGAATAACCTGCACCAGGGGTTGTTGTCGGCCGGCGTCACGAGCCGTTTCTGGCATGCGCAGCGCGCCAAGCTGACCAATCTCGACCACACGTACCAGCCGCTGGAAGGGCCCGATTCCCATGAAACCTCCTGGACCGAGAAAGCTGGCCTGGTCGCTCGCTCGGTCGGATTAAGGGTGCAGCGCTGGCAGGCCAAATACCAGCGACCTGCCGGGTTCGATCTGTTCACCGATCCGTACGCCAAAACACCGACGCCCTGGAAGCCGGAAATCGTGGGGGAGATTGTCCATCTCCACTGGATATCCCGCGTGATTGACTATCCCAGTTTTTTCGCCAGCCTGCCCGACGATTTGCCGATTGTCTGGACGCTGCACGACATGAATCCACTCACTGGCGGCTGCCACTACTCGGCAGGGTGCGACCAGTACCGGTCCGGCTGCGGCAATTGCCCGCAACTCCATTGGCGCGGGCAGAAGGATCTTTCGCAGCGCTGGTTCGCCGAGAAACAGCTGGCCCTGCAGGGCAAGAACTTGCATATCGTAGCCCCCAGCCAGTGGCTGACAGATCTGGCCAGGGAGGCGCCGATGTTTGCAGAGGCGAAAAGCTTTCAGCGGATTCCTAACGGCTTTAACCTGCAGACCTTTCGCCCGCACGCCAAAGCGTCCGCCCGGAAAATTCTGGGTTTGCCGAAGGATAAAGTCATTATCGGTTTTGGGGCAGAGCACCTGGGCGAACACCGCAAGGGCTTCGCCGAACTGCTGCAGGCCTTGTGCTGCTTGTCGACGGAGGCGCCGGTCGAGTGCCTGGTATTCGGCGCCGGCCGCATCCCGCCCGACGAGCAGTTGCCGCCAATTCACTCGCTGGGCTACGTCAACGGAGCGAACCGCTTGGCGCTGGTGTACTCGGCGTGCGACCTGTTTGTGCTGCCGTCGCTGGAAGACAACGCCCCGCAGACCGCCCTGGAAGCCATGGCCTGCGGTACGCCGGTGGTGGCGTTCGATGCGGGCGGCGTGCCCGACTATGTGATTCCCGAGGAGACCGGCATGCTGGCCGGCCATGGCGATGCAACCGAACTGGCCGCCTGTATGTCGATCCTGATTGATAACCGGGAGCTCCGGCAACAGCTGGGGGCCGGGGCGCGAAAGCTGATCGAACAGGACTTTGAACAGTCCGTGATGACGGAACGTTACCTGGAGTTGTATCGCAACATTTCCAGCCCAGCCGAGCTGCGCCGGTCCGCCTGA
- a CDS encoding DNA topoisomerase IV subunit A: MAKKKTAKKATQAVARPPVELSERDIRTLEQLGKLADDVVGRATGRQELRLDIPTRALSNVRYNKSKGFLEMGKNTNQRQLFNLSQAKSYMQTMLVSRGCKDLIDQGKNTSIRGLFYLLKHTIAGAKEDTFATQGECDPIIEDVEVLLDSLREELHLFAQSKGVMVGNIVLRDNGDQIDCARMGSGGYAVPSIVEPESIQFEKCDAKFILHVEKDTVWQRFNEDKFWRTHNCILIHGGGQPPRGVRRLLHRLHNELKLPLYCVLDNDPWGYYIYSVIKQGSINLAFESKRMAIPDAKFLGLRSIDFERCDLSDSVTIDLNEKDVVRAKQIAKYPWFEGKPKWQREIKKMLENGFKLEVEALISKDISYVTEQYVPERLANRDWLD, from the coding sequence ATGGCAAAGAAGAAAACGGCGAAAAAGGCGACGCAGGCCGTCGCTCGACCGCCGGTGGAACTTAGCGAACGCGATATCCGCACTCTCGAACAACTGGGAAAGCTGGCCGACGACGTCGTCGGCAGGGCGACCGGCCGCCAGGAACTGCGGCTCGATATTCCCACGCGAGCCCTTTCGAACGTGCGCTACAACAAATCCAAAGGCTTCCTCGAAATGGGGAAGAATACGAATCAGCGTCAGTTATTCAACCTGTCGCAAGCCAAAAGCTACATGCAGACCATGCTGGTCAGCCGCGGCTGCAAGGACCTGATCGATCAGGGGAAGAACACCAGTATCCGAGGTTTGTTCTACCTGCTCAAACACACCATCGCCGGCGCCAAGGAAGATACTTTCGCCACTCAGGGCGAGTGCGATCCCATTATCGAAGATGTCGAAGTTCTGCTCGACAGCCTGCGTGAAGAACTGCACCTGTTCGCCCAGAGCAAAGGCGTCATGGTCGGCAACATTGTGCTCCGCGACAACGGCGACCAGATCGATTGCGCCCGGATGGGCAGCGGCGGTTACGCCGTGCCTTCGATCGTGGAGCCCGAGTCGATCCAGTTTGAAAAGTGCGACGCCAAATTCATCCTGCATGTCGAAAAAGACACCGTCTGGCAGCGATTTAACGAAGACAAGTTCTGGCGCACGCACAACTGCATTCTCATCCACGGCGGCGGTCAGCCCCCCCGCGGCGTAAGGCGGTTACTGCATCGGCTACACAACGAGCTGAAACTGCCGCTGTACTGCGTGCTCGATAACGATCCCTGGGGATATTACATTTACAGCGTGATCAAACAGGGCTCGATCAACCTGGCGTTTGAGTCAAAGCGGATGGCGATCCCCGACGCCAAATTCCTCGGGCTTCGCAGCATTGATTTTGAACGCTGCGACCTGTCCGACAGCGTGACGATCGATCTCAACGAAAAAGATGTCGTCCGGGCCAAGCAGATCGCCAAATATCCCTGGTTCGAAGGGAAACCGAAATGGCAGCGCGAGATTAAAAAGATGCTGGAGAACGGCTTCAAGCTCGAAGTGGAAGCGCTCATCAGCAAGGATATTTCCTACGTGACGGAACAGTACGTGCCGGAACGCCTTGCCAACCGGGACTGGCTGGACTAA